A window of Pseudomonas denitrificans (nom. rej.) genomic DNA:
CAGCAGCGTGCCGAGGAAAGCACAGATCGCCGCCGGCACCAGCACCGCCAGCAGCGGCGGGAAGTTGAACACCTGGCTGGACGGGCCGAGCAGGTCCTGGGCGATGCGGAAGGTGAAGCCCACCAGCACCCCGGTGAACACGCGCTGGCCGAGGGTCACACTGCGCAGCGGGCCGAAGATGAACGAGATCGCCATCAGCACCAGGGCAGCGGTCACCAGCGGCTGCAGGATCTTGGTCCAGAACGCCAGCCAGTAGCGGTTGGAGCTCAGGCCCTGGTCCTGCAGGTAATGGATGTAGTTCCACAGGCCGGTGATGGACAGCGCCTCCGGCTCCATCACCACGGTGTTGAGCAGTTGCGGGCTGAGCTGGATGTTCCAGGTCTCGCTGGGCTTGCTTACGACCTCGCTGCGCTTTTCAGCCGCGTGCAGCACCGAGGTGGTCACGTCCTGCAACTGCCACTGGTCGTTCTCGAACACCGCCTGACGGGCGAAGCTCGCGCTCTGCAGGCGACGGTTGTCGTCGAAGTTGTAGCGGGTCACGCCCAGCAGCACGCCATCCGGGCGCACCACGTTGATATGGATGAATTCATGCCCCTGGCGGTGCCACAGGCCCGACTTCGAGCTTTGCGAACCATTGCCGCTCTGCGCCAGGGCGCGACCGCTCTGGGCAGCGGTTTCGGTGTAGGGAATCACGTACTCACCCACCAGGATGCCGGCGAACATCAGCACCAGCATCGGTTTCATCACCGCCCAGACGATGCGCTGCAGCGACACGCCAGCGGCGCGCATGATGGTCAGCTCGCTGTTGCTGGCCAGGGTACCCAGGCCCACCAGGCAGCCAATCAGCGCAGCCATGGGGAGCATATCGTAGCCACGGCTCGGCGCGGTCAGCAGGACGAACTTGAGCGCCTCGCCGAGGGTGTAGGTGTCGCTGATCTGCCCCAACTGGTCGACGAAGGCGAACAGTTCGGCCAACCCGAGGATCACCCCGAGTACCGCGAGAATGGAAACGAAGACAGTGGTGCCAATGTAACGATCCAGCTTACGCATGCTTCAGCACTCCGCCCGACTTCGCTCGCTTGGCGGCCAGCTTCAGACGCAGCGGCTCCCAGTACAACAACAACAGGCCGATGGCCAGGAATATCCCGTGGATCCACCACAGGCCCAGGGCCATGGGAATCTTGCCCTTGTCGAGCATGCCGCGCCCGGCGATCAGCAGCGCCAGGTAGGCCATGTACAGCAGCACGGCCGGCAGCAGCTTGAGGAAGCGGCCCTGGCGCGGGTTGACGCGCGACAGCGGCACGGCCAGCACGGTCACCACGAAGACAAGCAGCGGGATGGACAGGCGCCACTGCAACTCCGACTTCATGCGAGGATCGTCGCTGCCCAGCAGGTCGGAGGTGGGAATGGCGTCGCGGTCGTCGATCTCGCTGCTCACTTCCGGCTTGGGCAGCAGGGCAGCGTAGGTGTCGTACTTGATCTCGCGGTAATCGGCCTGTCCGGGCGTACCGTCGTAGCGATAGCCGTCCTTGAGGATCAGGTAGCGACTGCCGTCAGCATGGATTTCCTGCACGCCGGTGGTGCCGACCAGCACCGAAGTGCCGCCGTCCTTGCCATTGCGCGGGCGGTTCTTGTCCGAAATGAACACACCACCCAGTTCGGTGCGCTCGTTGGCCAGGGTCTCGGTATAGGTCACCCGCGTGCCATCACGCATTGACTGGAAGCGCCCCGGCGCCAGGGTGTCGAACTCGGTCATCGCATCCTGCTTGTTCAGCAGCAACTGCATCTGGGTAATGCCCTGGGGCGCCAGCCACAGGCTCAGCCAGGCCACCAGCAGGGCGATGAACAGCGCCGGCGCCAGGGTAATGGCCAGCAGGCGCTGCTGGCTCATGCCAGTGGCGGTGAGCACGGTCATCTCGCTGTCCAGGTACAGGCGGCCATAGGCCAGCAGAATGCCGAGGAACAGGCCCAGCGGCAGGATCAGCTGCAGGAAGCCCGGCAGGCGCACGCCCATGATCATGAACAGCGAACCCGGATCGAGCAGGCCTTGGGCCGCCTGCGCCAGGTACTTGATGAAACGGCCGCTCATGATGATGACCAGCAGCACGGCGCTCACCGCACTCATGGTGATCAGCACTTCACGGGACAGGTAACGGAAGACAATCAAACCGGACACTCCAGGGTTGTCACGCTCAGGCGGCTACGCTCAAACTAGCCGCCGTGAAGCATTGCCGGGTGCGCGCGGACGCGACCCAGCGCAAATAGCCGGCATTATCCTGCGATTCGCCAGGCCTGTCACTGCGCAGTCCACCTTCATTCGCAGACCCTTCTGCTCTTTGTCTCGGGGACACTCAGCCATGGAATTCCTTGTAAAAAGCGTACGTCCGGAAACTCTCAAGACCGCCACCCTGGTCATCGCCGTGGGCGAAGGCCGCAAGCTTGGAGCCACCGCCAAGGCCGTCGACGAAGCCACCGGCGGCGCCATCGCCAACCTGCTCAAGCGTGGCGATCTGGCAGGCAAGGTGGGCCAGACTCTACTGCTGCAAGATTTACCCAACATTAAGGCTGAGCGCGTCCTGCTGGTCGGCGCCGGCAAAGAGCGCGAACTCTCCGACCGCGCCTACCGCAAACTGGTTTCCGCCGTCCTGGGCAATCTGAAGAACCTGGGTGGCGCCGACGCAGTCCTGGCCCTGGGCGACCTGGCCGTCAAAGGCCGCAATGCCCACGGCAAGGCCCGCCTGCAGGTGGAAACCCTGGCCGACGGCACCTACGTCTTCGATCGCTTCAAGAGCCAGAAGGCCGAAGCGCCGAAGCTGAAGAAAATCACCCTGCTCGCCGACAAGGCCGACGCCGCCGCTGTCGAACAAGGCGCCAAAGAAGCCCAGGCCATCGCCAACGGTATGGCCCTGACCCGTGACCTGGGCAACCTGCCGCCGAACCTCTGCCACCCGACCTTCCTCGGCGAACAGGCCAAGGCGCTGGGCAAGGAATACAAGGGCCTGAAGGTCGAAGTCCTCGACGAGAAGAAACTGCGCGAGCTGGGCATGGGCTCCTTCCTCGCCGTCGCCCAGGGCAGCGACCAGCCGCCGCGCCTGATCGTGCTGCAGTACAACGGCGCGAAGAAGAAAGACGAGGCCCCGCACGTACTGGTCGGCAAGGGCATCACCTTCGACACCGGTGGCATCAGCCTCAAGCCCGGCCTGGGCATGGACGAGATGAAGTTCGACATGTGCGGCGCCGCCTCCGTGTTCGGCACCTTCCGCGCCGTGCTGGAGCTGCAGCTGCCGATCAACCTGGTGGGCGTGATGGCCTGCGCCGAGAACATGCCCAGCGGCGGCGCCACCCGTCCGGGCGACATCGTCACCACCATGAGCGGCCAGACCGTCGAAATCCTCAACACCGACGCCGAAGGCCGCCTGGTGCTGTGCGACGCGCTGACCTACGTCGAACGCTTCAAGCCGCAGTCGGTGGTGGACATCGCCACCCTCACCGGCGCCTGCATCGTCGCCCTGGGCTCCAACACCTCGGGCCTGATGGGCAACAACGACGCGCTGATCAAGCAACTGCTCAAGGCCGGTGAAGTCGCCGACGATCGCGCCTGGCAGCTGCCGCTGTTCGACGAGTACCAGGAACAGCTAGACAGCCCCTTCGCCGACATCGCCAACATCGGCGGCCCGAAGGCCGGCACCATCACCGCCGGCTGCTTCCTGTCGCGCTTTGCGAAGAAGTTCCACTGGGCGCACCTGGACATCGCCGGCACCGCCTGGATCAGCGGCGGCAAGGACAAGGGCGCCACGGGCCGCCCGGTGCCGCTGCTGACCCAGTACCTGCTGGACCGCGCCAAGTAATGGCACAGTGCAACCTGCCGATGGGATCGAACGCATGACGCGCGTGGATTTCTACGTCATTCCCAGCGCCGATCCCGACGCACGCCTGACCATCGCCTGCCGCCTGGCTGAAAAAGCCTGGCGGCAAGGCATGCGCATCTTCGTGCTGTGCAGCGACGAGGCCCAGCGCGATGCGCTGGATGCCCGGCTGTGGAACTTCCGGGGCGAAACCTTCATCCCACACAACGCGGTGGAAGAAGATGCCGACTCACCGATAGTTCTCGCCCTCGGCGAGCCGCCGGAAAGCCACCGGGACCTGCTGATCAACCTGACCCTGGCCATTCCTGCCTTCGTCGACCGCTTCAACCGGGTCGCCGAACTGGTGATCGAGGAGCCGGCGATTCGTCAGGCCGCGCGGGAGAATTTCCGTCGCTACCGCGAGCAGGGCTATCCTTTGCAGGACCACCGCCTGCCGCGCCCTTGAGAGCGTCTCAGCCAAGACACCATGGACAACCACAAGCCCCCGCACGACCCCGACCACCTGCTGGAAGACCTGAAGAAGATCCAGGACCTGCTGGACGAGTCGGGCGCCGAGCCGCCCCTGCTCACCGAATCCTTCGAGCCGGACAACATCCCGCTGCTCTCCGACGTCGTCACGCCCGCGCCCCAGGCGCCGGAGCCTGCAGCCACCCAGCCCGCCGCGCCGCAGGCTATTCCCGCCGCCAGCGAGCTGAACCGCCTGGACCTGGAACTGCGCGCCGCGGCCCAGCTGATCCTGCAGGACGTCCTCGACGACTTCGCCCCGCAGATCGAAGCCGAACTCCAACGCCGGCTCGAAGCGCGCATGCAGCGCCTGCTGGCCCAGCGCAAGACTTGACTCCCCGCCCGGGGAAACACCAGAGCCAGCCTATAGAAGCGCCCCATGGGCGCGATCGCGGGCATGGCCCGCTCCTACAACGGGCGTCGGCGCCAGACCGCCCACGCCTGCACCCCGAAAGCCGCCGATAAGCCCCCGGTGGCCTGAACTCCCCGCCTCCCGTTATACTCAGCGGTTTTCCGTCTAGCCTTATCAGGGTCCCGCCGCGCTCATGGACAAGACCTACCAGCCCCACGCCATCGAATCCCACTGGTACCCCCTGTGGGAGAAAGAGA
This region includes:
- a CDS encoding DNA polymerase III subunit chi produces the protein MTRVDFYVIPSADPDARLTIACRLAEKAWRQGMRIFVLCSDEAQRDALDARLWNFRGETFIPHNAVEEDADSPIVLALGEPPESHRDLLINLTLAIPAFVDRFNRVAELVIEEPAIRQAARENFRRYREQGYPLQDHRLPRP
- a CDS encoding leucyl aminopeptidase, with product MEFLVKSVRPETLKTATLVIAVGEGRKLGATAKAVDEATGGAIANLLKRGDLAGKVGQTLLLQDLPNIKAERVLLVGAGKERELSDRAYRKLVSAVLGNLKNLGGADAVLALGDLAVKGRNAHGKARLQVETLADGTYVFDRFKSQKAEAPKLKKITLLADKADAAAVEQGAKEAQAIANGMALTRDLGNLPPNLCHPTFLGEQAKALGKEYKGLKVEVLDEKKLRELGMGSFLAVAQGSDQPPRLIVLQYNGAKKKDEAPHVLVGKGITFDTGGISLKPGLGMDEMKFDMCGAASVFGTFRAVLELQLPINLVGVMACAENMPSGGATRPGDIVTTMSGQTVEILNTDAEGRLVLCDALTYVERFKPQSVVDIATLTGACIVALGSNTSGLMGNNDALIKQLLKAGEVADDRAWQLPLFDEYQEQLDSPFADIANIGGPKAGTITAGCFLSRFAKKFHWAHLDIAGTAWISGGKDKGATGRPVPLLTQYLLDRAK
- the lptF gene encoding LPS export ABC transporter permease LptF; protein product: MIVFRYLSREVLITMSAVSAVLLVIIMSGRFIKYLAQAAQGLLDPGSLFMIMGVRLPGFLQLILPLGLFLGILLAYGRLYLDSEMTVLTATGMSQQRLLAITLAPALFIALLVAWLSLWLAPQGITQMQLLLNKQDAMTEFDTLAPGRFQSMRDGTRVTYTETLANERTELGGVFISDKNRPRNGKDGGTSVLVGTTGVQEIHADGSRYLILKDGYRYDGTPGQADYREIKYDTYAALLPKPEVSSEIDDRDAIPTSDLLGSDDPRMKSELQWRLSIPLLVFVVTVLAVPLSRVNPRQGRFLKLLPAVLLYMAYLALLIAGRGMLDKGKIPMALGLWWIHGIFLAIGLLLLYWEPLRLKLAAKRAKSGGVLKHA
- the lptG gene encoding LPS export ABC transporter permease LptG; its protein translation is MRKLDRYIGTTVFVSILAVLGVILGLAELFAFVDQLGQISDTYTLGEALKFVLLTAPSRGYDMLPMAALIGCLVGLGTLASNSELTIMRAAGVSLQRIVWAVMKPMLVLMFAGILVGEYVIPYTETAAQSGRALAQSGNGSQSSKSGLWHRQGHEFIHINVVRPDGVLLGVTRYNFDDNRRLQSASFARQAVFENDQWQLQDVTTSVLHAAEKRSEVVSKPSETWNIQLSPQLLNTVVMEPEALSITGLWNYIHYLQDQGLSSNRYWLAFWTKILQPLVTAALVLMAISFIFGPLRSVTLGQRVFTGVLVGFTFRIAQDLLGPSSQVFNFPPLLAVLVPAAICAFLGTLLLKRAG
- a CDS encoding DNA polymerase III subunit chi; amino-acid sequence: MDNHKPPHDPDHLLEDLKKIQDLLDESGAEPPLLTESFEPDNIPLLSDVVTPAPQAPEPAATQPAAPQAIPAASELNRLDLELRAAAQLILQDVLDDFAPQIEAELQRRLEARMQRLLAQRKT